Proteins from a single region of Fibrobacter sp. UWH6:
- a CDS encoding fused MFS/spermidine synthase has translation MNILIYFLFALSGFAGLIYEGSWARYLKLFLGHSSYGQVLTLCIYMGGLAIGSFVAGKLVTKTKRPLLGYGLVELGIGIGGVAYHPMYNWLTGIFYDSEFTASLSSRGAEIAKVILATGSTLPIAIAVGMTFPFIAAGLMRKSGAEVSLPMLYFTNSLGSAIGILATSYLLIPEIGNHATLIVAASINFLLAAVFGFIGLATSPVHATDDEGEEEDPNEDFVAKHNLPMPPKNAWLWIAAVTGLTSFVYEIVWTRLLSLLMGSSSHSFDQMLSAFILGLAIGSAVSGKLLKKDSLVVLSLAQIFMAFFALCTLYFHQPFWAMMNEANQIFNPTTDGYVCWSLFKYALSLLWMVPTSFFAGMTLPLITLILTRAFKSEAPIGKVYGWNTLGSIIGSAGGGLLLLPLLQLKGALVVAALLDFAIGFILLAVYRKRWRRNVMFYVAAAAMVLPTLFVNFDPHLVTSGVFRSFKNLHPDEKIRVIDGKTATISFHESKVHYYVKTNGKADASLNKDRTQPISSDELTQAATAFMPMAVKTEPYDAAMVGFGSGMGAHYLLADPLLKDFDCVEIEEAMMDLAKGFYPWNNRGYDDPRIHIFIDDATTFFHTNHRQYDMIISVPSNPWVSGVAGLFAHEFYAKMRRYMKPGGLWVQWIQTYEFNDLMFLNILKALDQTFPYVSLYKSTDEPDIIMIASDQPVYQKGIGRFSTDSVLVKEFERIHRDPEFFGERNFLFTNKMVSSLLDGVEPNSVFVPMVDNRAEEARFVHSEAHIVQVFDSCEVCWPEYLDPEDFAKRRPARVKAMAAEEKDAFKEMALIAYVEQLMKDATPVVADSTAQEVAQVVASADTVLEASVGYTKFREEYADYLRGVPLEVRDSNSVYVKVREAVAAGAFPQSFVDEFNITEAARAKDYAKAALLMADFYDHYEMQDMDEFFLRNCVIMALQAGEADLADVIYKNAIQMNDRFFAVEKRLMEREIQKLRKTLAAKR, from the coding sequence CTGGGCGCGCTACCTCAAATTGTTCCTGGGACATTCCAGTTACGGTCAGGTGCTGACCCTCTGCATTTACATGGGCGGCCTTGCCATCGGTAGCTTTGTTGCCGGAAAACTGGTGACGAAGACTAAGCGCCCGCTCTTGGGCTACGGCTTGGTGGAATTGGGTATCGGTATTGGCGGCGTGGCTTACCACCCCATGTACAACTGGCTGACGGGAATTTTCTATGACTCCGAGTTTACGGCGTCTTTGAGTTCTCGCGGTGCAGAAATTGCCAAGGTGATTCTGGCGACAGGTTCTACGCTCCCCATTGCCATTGCGGTGGGTATGACGTTCCCCTTCATTGCTGCGGGCCTTATGCGCAAGAGCGGTGCGGAAGTTTCGCTGCCCATGCTCTACTTTACCAACAGCCTGGGCTCTGCCATCGGTATCTTGGCTACCAGCTACTTGCTGATTCCTGAAATTGGTAATCATGCTACGTTGATTGTGGCCGCTTCCATCAACTTCTTGCTGGCTGCAGTTTTCGGTTTTATCGGATTGGCGACTTCTCCTGTGCATGCGACTGACGACGAAGGCGAAGAAGAAGACCCCAACGAAGATTTTGTGGCGAAGCACAACTTGCCCATGCCGCCTAAGAATGCCTGGCTGTGGATTGCGGCGGTAACGGGCCTGACCAGTTTTGTGTACGAGATTGTGTGGACTCGACTGCTTTCCCTTTTGATGGGGAGCTCTAGCCATAGTTTTGACCAGATGCTTTCTGCATTTATCTTGGGCCTTGCCATCGGCAGTGCTGTCAGCGGTAAGCTCCTGAAGAAGGATTCTCTGGTGGTGCTTTCCCTGGCCCAGATTTTTATGGCTTTCTTTGCGCTCTGTACGCTGTATTTCCATCAGCCGTTCTGGGCCATGATGAACGAGGCCAACCAGATTTTTAATCCGACTACGGATGGTTACGTTTGCTGGAGTCTGTTCAAGTACGCCTTGTCTTTGCTGTGGATGGTGCCTACCAGCTTCTTTGCCGGTATGACTTTGCCGCTGATTACCTTGATCTTGACTCGTGCCTTCAAGAGCGAAGCTCCCATTGGCAAGGTGTACGGCTGGAATACTCTGGGTTCCATTATCGGTTCTGCTGGCGGTGGACTTTTGCTTTTGCCGTTGTTGCAGCTGAAGGGTGCCCTTGTGGTGGCTGCCTTGCTGGACTTTGCCATTGGTTTTATTCTGTTGGCCGTTTACCGCAAACGTTGGCGTCGCAATGTCATGTTCTATGTGGCTGCCGCCGCCATGGTTTTGCCGACCCTCTTTGTGAACTTCGATCCTCATCTGGTAACGTCCGGCGTATTCCGTTCTTTCAAGAACTTGCATCCCGATGAAAAGATTCGTGTCATTGATGGAAAGACGGCGACCATCAGCTTCCATGAATCCAAGGTTCACTATTATGTGAAGACTAACGGTAAGGCTGATGCCAGCTTGAACAAGGACCGCACTCAGCCTATTTCCAGTGATGAACTGACTCAGGCGGCAACCGCCTTTATGCCCATGGCCGTAAAGACTGAACCTTACGATGCCGCCATGGTGGGTTTCGGTAGCGGTATGGGTGCCCATTATTTGCTGGCCGACCCCTTGCTGAAGGATTTTGACTGCGTTGAAATCGAAGAAGCCATGATGGATTTGGCCAAGGGTTTTTACCCCTGGAATAACCGCGGATATGACGATCCTCGTATTCACATTTTTATTGACGATGCGACGACCTTCTTCCATACGAATCATCGCCAGTATGACATGATCATTAGCGTTCCCTCTAATCCTTGGGTCAGCGGCGTGGCCGGTCTCTTTGCCCACGAGTTCTACGCCAAGATGCGCCGCTATATGAAGCCGGGCGGACTTTGGGTGCAGTGGATTCAGACTTATGAATTTAACGATCTGATGTTCCTGAATATTCTGAAGGCTCTGGACCAGACGTTCCCTTATGTCAGTTTGTACAAGTCGACGGATGAACCGGATATTATCATGATCGCCAGCGACCAGCCGGTTTACCAGAAGGGTATCGGCCGCTTTAGCACCGACTCGGTACTGGTGAAGGAATTTGAGCGCATTCATCGCGATCCGGAATTCTTTGGCGAAAGGAACTTCCTGTTTACCAACAAGATGGTTTCGTCTCTGCTTGATGGTGTTGAACCCAACAGCGTCTTTGTGCCTATGGTGGATAATCGCGCCGAGGAAGCCCGCTTTGTTCACTCCGAGGCTCACATCGTGCAGGTGTTCGATTCCTGTGAAGTCTGCTGGCCGGAATATCTCGATCCGGAAGATTTTGCCAAGCGTCGCCCTGCCCGCGTGAAGGCCATGGCCGCAGAAGAAAAGGATGCCTTCAAGGAAATGGCCTTGATTGCTTATGTGGAACAGCTGATGAAGGACGCCACTCCCGTCGTGGCTGATTCTACCGCCCAAGAGGTGGCTCAGGTGGTGGCGTCGGCAGATACGGTTCTGGAAGCCTCTGTGGGGTACACCAAGTTCCGCGAGGAATATGCCGACTACCTGCGAGGCGTTCCCCTGGAGGTTCGCGATTCCAACAGCGTTTATGTGAAGGTTCGTGAGGCGGTTGCCGCTGGCGCCTTCCCCCAGAGTTTTGTGGATGAATTCAACATCACGGAAGCGGCTCGAGCCAAGGATTACGCCAAGGCAGCCCTCTTGATGGCTGACTTCTATGACCATTACGAGATGCAGGACATGGATGAATTTTTCCTGCGCAATTGCGTAATCATGGCTCTGCAGGCTGGAGAGGCGGACCTTGCCGACGTAATCTACAAGAATGCGATTCAGATGAACGACCGGTTCTTTGCGGTAGAAAAGCGCTTGATGGAACGCGAAATCCAGAAGCTCCGGAAGACCTTGGCAGCCAAGCGCTAG